A genome region from Mycolicibacterium litorale includes the following:
- a CDS encoding MFS transporter — protein MRTPARNFDDATADGPRAAHDADEDGGGTPLALAALLAGTLVGTVGNNVVNVPLAAILDDFDAPLSSGVFVVVGFLLTFTATMPLAGWIGDRFGRRRIYCAALLGTAVCAVGAATAPSLPLLIAWRSLGGVAAAAFAPAVMGLISWMYSGRRRGRAVGAWASVNGLGQAIGPTMGGVVADMWGWRWVFVPLIPVALAGFAATLRHIPAYPGQRMPFDVAGAFALTVGSGLLVLALAVIPQPGVPVWAVLAAFATGLAALIWFARHCARAAHPFVVVGLLVESRFARSSVAGFAQMFCLGATLLAVPLYLTGRGFSSSVAGLVVFAVPAAMVLLGPLVGRWMDRLRPRRVLRTGLIVLLVAQGALTALVAREGTAPTVLAVGLAVTGIGIALVQTPAATGATRSPAGEGGAGLGVYNLMRFGGSALGAAWVAVGLGIAGFPAVFAASTVVIALGLAGSFVGPDPQVPAPR, from the coding sequence ATGCGTACGCCTGCAAGGAATTTCGACGATGCCACCGCAGATGGTCCGCGCGCCGCGCACGACGCCGACGAGGACGGTGGCGGAACCCCGCTGGCGCTCGCCGCGCTGCTGGCCGGGACGCTGGTCGGCACCGTGGGCAACAACGTGGTCAACGTACCGCTCGCGGCGATCCTCGACGACTTCGACGCACCGCTGAGCAGCGGCGTTTTCGTGGTGGTCGGTTTCCTGTTGACCTTCACCGCCACCATGCCGCTCGCCGGCTGGATCGGTGACCGTTTCGGGCGCCGAAGGATCTACTGCGCGGCGTTGCTGGGCACCGCGGTGTGCGCGGTCGGCGCCGCCACCGCGCCGTCTCTTCCGCTGCTGATCGCGTGGCGGTCGCTGGGCGGGGTCGCCGCGGCGGCGTTCGCTCCTGCGGTGATGGGTCTGATCAGCTGGATGTACAGCGGACGGCGACGCGGCCGCGCGGTGGGCGCATGGGCGTCGGTGAACGGGCTCGGGCAGGCCATCGGTCCGACCATGGGCGGCGTGGTCGCCGACATGTGGGGCTGGCGCTGGGTGTTCGTCCCGTTGATCCCGGTCGCGCTCGCAGGCTTCGCCGCCACACTGCGCCACATCCCCGCATACCCGGGCCAGCGGATGCCGTTCGACGTCGCGGGCGCCTTCGCCCTGACGGTGGGCTCCGGTCTGCTGGTGCTCGCTCTGGCGGTGATCCCGCAGCCCGGCGTGCCGGTCTGGGCGGTGCTCGCCGCGTTCGCGACCGGCCTCGCTGCGCTGATCTGGTTCGCGCGGCACTGCGCGCGCGCCGCCCACCCGTTCGTGGTGGTCGGGTTGCTCGTCGAATCGCGGTTCGCGCGCAGCAGCGTGGCCGGGTTCGCCCAGATGTTCTGCCTGGGCGCGACATTGCTGGCCGTCCCGCTCTACCTGACCGGGCGCGGGTTCTCGTCGTCGGTCGCCGGGCTGGTGGTGTTCGCGGTCCCGGCCGCCATGGTGCTGCTCGGTCCGCTGGTCGGCCGGTGGATGGATCGGCTGCGGCCCCGCCGGGTGCTTCGCACCGGCCTGATCGTGCTGCTCGTCGCCCAGGGCGCGCTGACGGCGCTGGTCGCTCGCGAAGGCACGGCGCCGACCGTCCTGGCGGTGGGCCTGGCGGTCACCGGGATCGGCATCGCGCTGGTGCAGACACCGGCGGCGACAGGCGCCACCCGGTCGCCTGCGGGTGAGGGCGGCGCCGGTCTCGGCGTGTACAACCTCATGCGCTTCGGGGGTTCGGCACTGGGCGCCGCCTGGGTGGCCGTCGGGCTCGGAATCGCCGGTTTCCCAGCAGTGTTCGCGGCCTCGACGGTGGTGATCGCCCTCGGCCTCGCGGGGTCGTTCGTCGGCCCTGACCCGCAGGTGCCCGCGCCGCGCTGA
- a CDS encoding PucR family transcriptional regulator: MTSTPSDSDRLTVRGLLDETLLAGACVIAGTDRLDAALNWVLPLGEVLSQPDPLNGVAVYLRPEALIGTGATLSVLGARGAAALLIDGTVPPDYVRSALPPGLAVVELGIPVGFAALNRLLAERTLSQEVHVMRYSTHVHASLAGLFHRGAGLQILIREVSNLASNPALALDARGNVVAQHGLLPETLGPLAEAVCQMVSADMPAAQRRTGHDTRVHAVTGPQHSTWTCVASPIRLGKSFEGWVVVLVDHTGAPTGPNAHELARHAVVTEQATAIIGSEMLRQRSVDEAEERARGDFVQALVHGSFASEHDMRARAEHHDIELDSRFGVFVAPGLVRPGAADNPAASMVRLARYAASVAPHPSVRAYVTVIGDVLVVVRTLRAGQATDMDTEMAEYARAMSLELEQRRGVTTVVAYGRPARGAAEVRESYREARVALAIARRLRRTGAVSYGELRSFTVLADVADTDNGHRLVREVLGPLGSGPDLRNTLIAYLAEGGNVNATARTLNVHRNTMLAKLDRISRMLGMDIKVPENQFTAWLAIRLDLLDEVHGALDREASFR; this comes from the coding sequence ATGACATCAACACCCAGCGACTCCGATCGGTTGACGGTACGCGGATTGCTCGACGAGACACTGCTGGCCGGTGCCTGCGTCATCGCCGGCACCGACCGGCTCGACGCGGCGCTCAACTGGGTGCTGCCGCTCGGTGAGGTCCTCTCCCAACCGGACCCGCTCAACGGGGTGGCGGTCTACCTGCGCCCCGAAGCGCTGATCGGCACCGGGGCAACCCTGTCGGTGCTCGGTGCGCGCGGTGCCGCCGCACTGCTGATCGACGGCACCGTTCCGCCCGATTACGTCCGGAGTGCGCTGCCCCCGGGCCTGGCCGTCGTCGAGCTCGGGATCCCCGTGGGGTTCGCGGCGCTCAACCGGTTGCTCGCGGAACGCACGCTGAGCCAGGAAGTGCACGTCATGAGGTATTCCACCCACGTGCACGCCTCGCTGGCCGGCCTGTTCCACCGTGGTGCCGGCCTCCAGATCCTCATCCGCGAGGTGAGCAACCTGGCGAGCAACCCCGCGCTGGCGCTCGACGCGCGCGGCAACGTGGTGGCCCAGCACGGCCTGTTGCCCGAGACGCTCGGCCCGCTGGCCGAGGCGGTGTGCCAGATGGTCTCGGCCGACATGCCGGCCGCCCAGAGACGGACCGGACACGACACCCGGGTGCACGCGGTGACCGGGCCACAGCACAGCACGTGGACATGCGTCGCCAGCCCGATCCGGCTCGGCAAGTCTTTCGAGGGCTGGGTCGTCGTGCTCGTCGACCACACCGGCGCGCCCACCGGTCCGAATGCGCACGAGCTGGCGCGCCACGCTGTCGTCACCGAACAGGCGACGGCCATCATCGGATCGGAGATGCTGCGCCAGCGCAGCGTCGACGAGGCAGAGGAGCGGGCCCGCGGCGACTTCGTGCAGGCGCTGGTGCACGGCAGTTTCGCCAGTGAACACGACATGCGTGCCCGCGCTGAACACCACGACATCGAACTGGATTCGCGCTTCGGCGTTTTCGTCGCGCCGGGGCTCGTACGTCCCGGGGCGGCGGACAACCCGGCTGCCAGCATGGTGCGGTTGGCTCGGTATGCCGCGAGCGTGGCGCCGCACCCGTCGGTGCGGGCGTACGTCACGGTGATCGGCGACGTGCTGGTGGTGGTGCGCACGCTGCGCGCCGGACAGGCGACCGACATGGACACGGAGATGGCCGAGTATGCGCGTGCCATGTCACTGGAACTCGAGCAGCGCCGCGGCGTCACCACGGTGGTGGCCTACGGCCGTCCGGCCCGTGGTGCGGCCGAGGTGCGCGAGAGCTACCGGGAGGCGCGTGTCGCGCTCGCCATCGCGCGCCGGCTGCGGCGGACGGGCGCGGTGTCGTACGGGGAACTGCGCAGCTTCACGGTGCTGGCGGACGTCGCCGACACCGACAACGGGCACAGACTGGTGCGGGAGGTCCTGGGACCTCTGGGTTCCGGGCCGGACCTGCGGAACACGCTGATCGCCTACCTCGCCGAAGGCGGCAACGTCAACGCGACGGCCCGCACGCTCAATGTGCACCGCAACACCATGCTGGCCAAGCTGGACCGGATCTCCCGCATGCTCGGCATGGATATCAAGGTGCCGGAGAACCAGTTCACCGCCTGGCTGGCGATACGTCTCGATCTGCTCGACGAGGTCCATGGCGCCCTCGACCGGGAAGCCAGCTTCCGCTGA
- the rpmC gene encoding 50S ribosomal protein L29, protein MAVGVTPGELRELSDDELTERLRESKEELFNLRFQMATGQLSNNRRLRTVRQEIARVYTVLRERELGLASGPAGEES, encoded by the coding sequence ATGGCAGTCGGCGTTACGCCTGGCGAACTGCGCGAGCTGAGCGACGACGAGTTGACCGAGCGGCTGCGCGAGTCGAAGGAAGAGCTGTTCAACCTGCGCTTCCAGATGGCCACCGGTCAGCTGTCGAACAACCGTCGGCTCCGCACGGTGCGACAGGAGATTGCGCGCGTGTACACCGTGCTGCGCGAACGTGAACTGGGTCTGGCCTCCGGACCCGCCGGTGAGGAATCGTGA
- a CDS encoding GlcG/HbpS family heme-binding protein — translation MHRIHRINLDDALPLLAAGRAKAEEIGVKQTLCICDDGGNVIALHRLPGARLTGVDIAIAKAFTAAGHERATHLFNEPPGGPALPGNEAFGISHMLPGKFAIFVGGFPLVFDGQIVGGVGISGGNGEQDKAVGAAILAEFDALTASVAR, via the coding sequence ATGCACCGGATTCACCGGATCAACCTGGACGACGCGCTGCCGCTGCTGGCGGCGGGCCGGGCGAAAGCCGAGGAGATCGGCGTCAAGCAGACCCTGTGCATCTGCGATGACGGCGGTAACGTCATTGCGCTGCACCGTCTTCCGGGGGCGCGACTGACCGGCGTCGACATCGCGATCGCCAAGGCGTTCACCGCGGCCGGGCACGAGCGGGCCACCCATCTGTTCAACGAGCCGCCCGGCGGGCCCGCGCTGCCCGGCAACGAAGCATTCGGGATCAGCCACATGCTGCCCGGCAAGTTCGCGATCTTCGTCGGCGGTTTCCCACTGGTGTTCGACGGCCAGATCGTCGGGGGCGTGGGGATCAGCGGCGGCAACGGCGAACAGGACAAGGCTGTCGGCGCGGCAATCCTGGCCGAATTCGACGCGCTCACCGCGTCGGTCGCCCGGTGA
- a CDS encoding DUF2306 domain-containing protein, which yields MAYATVSRTRRRASVLLAVVVTAFLLYSVPPYASGGSRVPPTFAWHYPLLVAHVLLASVAMVAVVAQLWSRRFHRSIGRTYVVTAVPAAASALVIGALTPFGPMLAVSNVVLAVLWLWFTLNGFRHARRGRWRAHRADMVRSAALALSVITNRIWTPVLVLALDPLRENIFGGDEQAYLYLTAGLGGWLGWLIPLAAAQWWLRRRRVTTPSPKPFEQGTRPV from the coding sequence ATGGCATACGCAACCGTATCGCGAACGCGTCGCCGCGCGAGCGTGCTCCTGGCCGTCGTCGTCACGGCGTTCCTGCTGTACTCCGTACCGCCGTATGCGAGCGGCGGTTCGCGCGTCCCTCCTACGTTCGCGTGGCACTACCCCCTGCTGGTGGCTCACGTTCTGCTGGCCAGCGTGGCGATGGTCGCGGTCGTCGCGCAGTTGTGGAGCCGACGGTTCCACCGCTCGATCGGGCGTACCTACGTCGTCACGGCGGTACCGGCGGCGGCCTCGGCGCTGGTGATCGGCGCTCTCACACCGTTCGGCCCGATGCTCGCGGTGAGCAATGTGGTGTTGGCGGTGTTGTGGCTGTGGTTCACCCTCAACGGATTCCGGCACGCCCGCCGTGGGCGGTGGCGGGCGCATCGCGCCGACATGGTCCGTAGCGCCGCCCTCGCGCTGTCGGTGATCACCAACCGGATATGGACACCCGTGCTCGTTCTCGCGCTCGACCCGTTGCGAGAGAACATTTTCGGGGGAGACGAGCAGGCCTACCTGTACCTCACCGCCGGCCTCGGCGGTTGGCTCGGCTGGCTGATACCGCTGGCGGCCGCCCAGTGGTGGTTGCGCCGCAGGCGCGTAACCACACCGTCACCCAAACCCTTCGAACAGGGGACTCGGCCGGTGTAG
- the rpsQ gene encoding 30S ribosomal protein S17, with protein MAENTTDKSTGAGPKRTPRTEKPRGRRKTAIGYVVSDKMQKTIVVELESRKSHPLYGKIIRTTTKVKAHDENGDAGVGDRVSLMETRPLSATKRWRLVEILEKAK; from the coding sequence ATGGCAGAGAACACAACTGACAAGAGCACTGGGGCTGGCCCCAAGCGCACCCCGCGCACCGAGAAGCCGCGCGGCCGCCGCAAGACGGCGATCGGCTACGTGGTCAGCGACAAGATGCAGAAGACCATCGTGGTCGAGCTGGAGTCCCGTAAGAGCCACCCGCTCTACGGCAAGATCATCCGGACCACCACGAAGGTCAAGGCGCACGACGAGAACGGCGACGCCGGTGTCGGCGACCGCGTCTCGCTGATGGAGACCCGTCCGCTGTCTGCGACCAAGCGCTGGCGGCTCGTGGAGATCCTCGAAAAGGCCAAGTAG
- a CDS encoding formylglycine-generating enzyme family protein — protein MLTELAELPGGAFRMGSTQFYPEEVPVHTVTVAPFAIERHPVTNAQFAAFADATGYVTIAEQVLDPAMYPDVPPADLVPGALVFRPTTGPVDLRDWRQWWTWSPGACWRHPLGPGSSWRDRPDHPVVQVAYPDAAAYAAWAGRALPSEAQWEYAARAGVAATYPWGDDPHPGGRLMANTWQGRFPYRNDGALGWIGTSPVGTFPPNDFGLVDMIGNVWEWTTTRFSAHHRPDGAVESCCGPTAPDPAVNQTLKGGSHLCAPEYCHRYRPAARSPQSQDSATTHIGFRCVAG, from the coding sequence ATGCTGACCGAGCTGGCCGAACTTCCCGGCGGCGCCTTCAGGATGGGCTCCACGCAGTTCTACCCGGAGGAAGTCCCGGTGCACACGGTGACCGTGGCGCCGTTCGCGATCGAACGCCACCCGGTCACCAACGCGCAGTTCGCGGCGTTCGCCGACGCCACCGGCTACGTCACGATCGCCGAACAGGTGCTCGACCCCGCGATGTACCCGGATGTGCCGCCCGCTGACCTGGTCCCCGGGGCGTTGGTGTTCCGGCCGACCACCGGGCCCGTCGACCTGCGGGACTGGCGGCAGTGGTGGACGTGGTCTCCGGGCGCGTGCTGGCGGCACCCCCTCGGGCCCGGATCGAGCTGGCGGGACCGGCCCGACCACCCCGTCGTCCAGGTCGCCTATCCGGACGCCGCGGCCTACGCCGCGTGGGCCGGGCGGGCGCTGCCCAGCGAGGCTCAGTGGGAGTACGCCGCGCGCGCAGGGGTGGCCGCCACCTATCCATGGGGAGACGACCCACACCCCGGCGGACGCCTGATGGCCAACACCTGGCAGGGCCGGTTCCCGTACCGCAACGACGGTGCGCTGGGGTGGATCGGCACCTCACCGGTGGGGACGTTTCCCCCTAACGACTTCGGGCTCGTCGACATGATCGGCAACGTGTGGGAGTGGACGACCACACGGTTCTCGGCCCATCACCGACCCGACGGCGCCGTCGAGTCGTGCTGCGGCCCAACCGCACCCGACCCCGCCGTCAATCAGACACTGAAGGGCGGTTCGCACCTGTGCGCACCCGAGTACTGCCACCGGTACCGGCCTGCCGCCCGGTCACCGCAGTCACAGGACAGCGCGACCACGCACATCGGATTCCGCTGCGTCGCTGGGTGA
- a CDS encoding arylsulfatase — translation MATTEFNGTIELDIRDSEPDWGPYAAPTAPEGAPNVLYLVWDDTGIATWDCFGGLVDMPAMSRIAERGVRLSQFHTTALCSPTRASLLTGRNATTVGMATIEEFTDGFPNCNGRIPFDTALISEVLAENGYNTYCVGKWHLTPLEESNLASTKRHWPLSRGFERFYGFMGGETDQWYPDLVYDNHPVAPPGTPEDGYHLSKDLADKTIEFIRDAKVIAPDKPWFSYLCPGAGHAPHHVFKEWADRYAGRFDMGYEQYRDIVLQNQKRLGVVPPDTELSPMNPYADVTGPNGEPWPVQDTVRPWDSLSDNEKRLFSRMAEVFAGFLSYTDAQIGRILDYLEESGQLDNTVIVVISDNGASGEGGPDGSVNEVKFFNGYIDTAEEGLKAIDDLGGPHTYNHYPTGWAMAFNTPYKLFKRYASHEGGIADTAIISWPDGIAAHGEVRDNYVNVCDITPTVYDLLGITAPATVRGVPQKPLDGVSFAVALDNPSAPTGKDTQFYSMLGTRGIWHRGWFANTVHAASPAGWSHFDDDRWELFHIEADRAQVRDLAGEQPEKLEELKALWFSEAAKYNGLPLADLNIFDTIGRFRPSLARARDAYVYYPGTADVGMGAVVELQGRSFVVLAEVTVDDDGARGVVFKHGGAHGGHVMFVQDGRLNYVYNFLGETEQKLTSSQPITLGRHTFGIAYTRTGTVEGSHTPVGDAVLYIDDGEAASYPDMMTHPGTFGLAGATLSVGRNNGSPVSRDYRPPFDFTGGTIAQISCDVSGTPYLDLEREFARAFARD, via the coding sequence GTGGCCACCACGGAATTCAACGGCACCATCGAATTGGACATCCGCGATTCGGAGCCGGACTGGGGCCCGTACGCCGCACCGACCGCTCCTGAGGGCGCCCCGAACGTGCTCTACCTCGTCTGGGACGACACCGGGATCGCGACGTGGGACTGCTTCGGTGGTCTGGTGGACATGCCGGCGATGAGCCGGATCGCCGAACGCGGTGTGCGCCTCTCGCAGTTCCACACCACGGCGCTGTGCTCGCCGACCCGCGCCTCGCTGTTGACCGGGCGTAACGCGACGACCGTCGGGATGGCCACCATCGAGGAGTTCACCGACGGATTCCCGAACTGCAACGGCCGCATCCCCTTCGACACCGCACTGATCTCGGAGGTCCTCGCCGAGAACGGCTACAACACCTACTGCGTCGGCAAATGGCATCTCACACCGCTCGAGGAGTCGAACCTCGCATCGACCAAACGGCACTGGCCGCTGTCACGCGGCTTCGAACGGTTCTACGGGTTCATGGGCGGCGAGACCGACCAGTGGTATCCCGACCTGGTCTACGACAACCATCCGGTCGCCCCGCCCGGAACTCCCGAGGACGGCTATCACCTGTCGAAGGACCTCGCCGACAAGACCATCGAGTTCATCCGCGACGCCAAGGTGATCGCGCCGGACAAGCCATGGTTCTCCTACCTCTGCCCCGGGGCCGGGCACGCACCGCACCACGTGTTCAAGGAGTGGGCCGACCGGTACGCGGGCCGGTTCGACATGGGCTACGAGCAGTACCGGGACATCGTGCTGCAGAACCAGAAACGGCTCGGCGTCGTGCCGCCGGACACCGAACTGTCACCGATGAACCCGTACGCCGACGTGACGGGACCCAACGGTGAGCCGTGGCCCGTCCAGGACACCGTGCGGCCCTGGGATTCGCTGTCCGACAACGAGAAACGACTGTTCAGCCGGATGGCGGAGGTGTTCGCCGGCTTCCTGTCCTACACCGACGCGCAGATCGGCCGGATCCTCGACTACCTCGAGGAATCGGGCCAACTCGACAACACCGTCATCGTGGTGATCTCCGACAACGGCGCCAGCGGTGAGGGCGGACCCGACGGTTCGGTCAACGAGGTCAAGTTCTTCAACGGGTACATCGACACCGCCGAAGAGGGACTCAAGGCCATCGACGACCTCGGCGGCCCGCACACCTACAACCACTATCCGACCGGCTGGGCGATGGCGTTCAACACGCCGTACAAGCTGTTCAAGCGGTACGCCTCGCACGAGGGCGGTATCGCCGACACCGCGATCATCTCGTGGCCCGACGGGATCGCCGCGCACGGCGAGGTCCGCGACAACTACGTCAACGTCTGCGACATCACCCCCACGGTCTACGACCTGCTGGGCATCACCGCGCCCGCGACCGTCCGCGGGGTTCCGCAGAAGCCTCTCGACGGCGTGAGTTTCGCTGTGGCACTGGATAATCCGAGCGCGCCGACCGGTAAGGACACCCAGTTCTACTCGATGCTGGGCACCCGCGGGATCTGGCACAGGGGCTGGTTCGCCAACACCGTGCACGCGGCGTCGCCCGCCGGATGGTCACACTTCGACGACGACCGGTGGGAGCTGTTCCACATCGAGGCCGACCGCGCCCAGGTGCGTGATCTGGCCGGTGAGCAGCCCGAGAAACTCGAGGAACTCAAGGCGCTGTGGTTCAGCGAGGCGGCCAAGTACAACGGGCTGCCGCTGGCCGACCTCAACATCTTCGACACCATCGGACGGTTCCGGCCCAGCCTCGCCAGGGCCCGCGACGCCTACGTGTACTACCCGGGAACCGCCGATGTCGGGATGGGCGCGGTCGTGGAACTGCAGGGCCGGTCGTTCGTCGTCCTGGCCGAGGTGACCGTCGACGACGACGGCGCTCGAGGCGTGGTGTTCAAACACGGCGGCGCCCACGGCGGCCACGTGATGTTCGTCCAGGACGGGCGGCTGAACTACGTGTACAACTTCCTCGGCGAAACCGAGCAGAAGCTGACGTCGTCGCAGCCGATCACGCTGGGCCGGCACACCTTCGGCATCGCCTACACCAGGACCGGCACGGTCGAGGGCAGCCACACACCGGTCGGTGACGCGGTCCTCTACATCGACGACGGGGAGGCCGCGTCGTACCCGGACATGATGACGCATCCCGGCACGTTCGGGCTGGCGGGTGCGACGCTGAGCGTCGGCCGCAACAACGGATCGCCGGTGTCGCGGGACTACCGGCCACCGTTCGACTTCACCGGCGGGACCATCGCCCAGATCTCCTGCGACGTCTCCGGCACGCCGTACCTCGACCTGGAGCGCGAGTTCGCCCGCGCCTTCGCCAGGGACTGA
- a CDS encoding YoaK family protein, producing the protein MSTPSEPRLLLAATMALTFVTGVVDAVGYLGLDRVFTGNMTGNIVILGMGVAGADELPVLGPAVALAAFTAGAFGAGIALRFATASGRQGGVVMLLLLGGAGALVALTVGAVAVGDDPAALTQVVMAAATAAVMGQQAMVARALAVKDMTTVVVTSTLASLAGETWATAAPGRLVNRRAGAILVIFAGAVAGALLLRVHLAVPFGLAAVLTVAVVVGIRCAQSPSDAAESDVRGRAVL; encoded by the coding sequence ATGTCGACACCCTCCGAGCCACGGTTGCTGCTGGCTGCCACCATGGCGTTGACGTTCGTGACCGGCGTCGTCGACGCCGTGGGCTACCTCGGGCTGGACCGCGTGTTCACCGGCAACATGACCGGCAACATCGTCATCCTGGGCATGGGCGTCGCCGGGGCCGACGAACTGCCCGTCCTCGGGCCGGCGGTCGCGCTCGCCGCGTTCACCGCCGGCGCGTTCGGCGCCGGGATCGCACTGCGGTTCGCGACGGCGAGCGGCAGGCAGGGCGGGGTCGTCATGCTGCTCCTGCTGGGCGGCGCCGGGGCCCTGGTCGCACTGACGGTCGGCGCCGTGGCCGTCGGTGACGATCCCGCCGCGCTCACCCAGGTGGTGATGGCCGCCGCAACGGCCGCGGTCATGGGCCAGCAGGCCATGGTGGCCCGCGCGCTCGCCGTCAAGGACATGACGACCGTCGTCGTCACCTCGACACTGGCGAGTCTGGCCGGCGAGACGTGGGCGACCGCAGCACCCGGCCGGCTGGTCAACCGGCGGGCCGGGGCGATCCTCGTGATCTTCGCGGGCGCGGTGGCCGGTGCGCTGCTGCTGCGGGTGCACCTGGCCGTACCGTTCGGTCTGGCCGCCGTCCTCACAGTCGCCGTCGTGGTGGGGATCCGATGTGCGCAGTCACCCAGCGACGCAGCGGAATCCGATGTGCGTGGTCGCGCTGTCCTGTGA
- the rplP gene encoding 50S ribosomal protein L16: protein MLIPRKVKHRKQHHPRQRGIASGGTSVSFGDYGIQALEHAYITNRQIESARIAINRHIKRGGKVWINIFPDRPLTKKPAETRMGSGKGSPEWWVANVKPGRVLFELSYPNEETARAALTRAIHKLPIKARIVTREEQF, encoded by the coding sequence ATGTTGATCCCTCGCAAGGTCAAGCACCGCAAGCAGCATCACCCACGGCAGCGCGGCATCGCCAGCGGTGGCACGTCGGTGAGCTTCGGTGACTACGGCATCCAGGCGCTCGAACACGCCTACATCACCAACCGGCAGATCGAGTCCGCTCGTATCGCCATCAACCGGCACATCAAGCGTGGCGGCAAGGTGTGGATCAACATCTTCCCGGACCGTCCGCTGACCAAGAAGCCCGCCGAGACCCGTATGGGTTCCGGTAAGGGTTCGCCGGAGTGGTGGGTGGCCAACGTCAAGCCCGGCCGCGTGCTGTTCGAGCTGAGTTACCCCAACGAGGAGACCGCACGGGCCGCACTGACCCGCGCGATCCACAAGTTGCCGATCAAGGCACGCATCGTCACCCGAGAGGAGCAGTTCTGA
- a CDS encoding TetR/AcrR family transcriptional regulator: MPNQADDQPALPRALRLLWQEQRPQPARSGGLSRERIVAAAIDLADAEGLGALSMARLAERLNCGTMSLYRHVANKDELLTFMLSAAPGPPPRHGNADWRTAVENWATGLWTVYRRHPWILRTASAGPPLDPGQLAWLDAGLAALDGTGLAERDKLAAVMAVLHLVRGAAALAVEAGGHQDDYAAILRQVVDPDRLPALAAALDAGVFDEAATPAGAAPGAEFRSGLAQLLDGIAAGRLE; encoded by the coding sequence ATGCCGAACCAAGCGGATGACCAACCGGCACTGCCCCGTGCGCTGAGACTGCTGTGGCAGGAGCAGAGGCCGCAGCCTGCCCGTTCGGGCGGTCTCAGCCGGGAGCGCATCGTGGCCGCGGCGATCGATCTCGCCGATGCCGAGGGTCTCGGCGCGCTGTCGATGGCACGGCTGGCGGAGCGGCTGAACTGCGGGACGATGTCGCTCTACCGGCACGTCGCCAACAAGGACGAGTTGTTGACCTTCATGCTCTCGGCCGCACCCGGTCCGCCGCCCAGGCATGGGAATGCGGATTGGCGGACCGCCGTCGAGAACTGGGCGACCGGACTCTGGACCGTCTACCGCCGGCATCCGTGGATCCTGCGAACCGCGTCGGCAGGCCCCCCGCTGGACCCCGGCCAGTTGGCGTGGCTCGACGCCGGCTTGGCGGCCCTGGACGGCACCGGCCTGGCCGAACGCGACAAACTGGCCGCCGTCATGGCGGTGTTACACCTCGTGCGAGGTGCCGCCGCACTCGCCGTGGAGGCGGGCGGCCACCAGGACGACTACGCCGCCATCCTGCGCCAGGTGGTCGATCCGGACCGCTTGCCCGCGTTGGCCGCGGCCCTCGATGCCGGCGTCTTCGACGAGGCGGCCACACCTGCCGGCGCCGCACCTGGCGCCGAATTCCGTTCGGGTCTGGCCCAACTGCTCGACGGCATCGCAGCGGGCAGGCTTGAATGA